A genomic segment from Schistocerca piceifrons isolate TAMUIC-IGC-003096 chromosome 4, iqSchPice1.1, whole genome shotgun sequence encodes:
- the LOC124795831 gene encoding uncharacterized protein LOC124795831, with amino-acid sequence MLAGTAAGWDRCWLGLLLAGNAAGWDCCWLGPLLAGTAAGWDCCWLGPLLAGTAAGWDCCWLGLLLAGTAAGWDCCWVGPLLAGTAAGCWMLLAAGRCWLLHAAGCWTLAGTTAGCWQEPLLAAGWDRCWLGPLLAGTAAGCWTLLAAGHCWLLDAASCWMLARTAAGCWQEPLLGAGWDRCWLGPLLAGTAAGWDRCWLGLLLAGTAAGWDCCWLGPLLAGTAAGWDRCWLGQLLAGTAAGCWTLLAAGRWLGPLLAVGRSRCWPLAGTAAGWDRCWLLAGPLQCGWNLQYT; translated from the coding sequence atgctggctgggaccgctgctggctgggaccgctgctggctgggactgctgctggctgggaacgctgctggctgggactgctgctggctgggaccgctgctggctgggactgctgctggctgggactgctgctggctgggaccactgctggctgggactgctgctggctgggactgctgctggctgggactgctgctggctgggactgctgctggctgggactgctgctgggtgggaccgctgctggctgggactgctgctggctgctggatgctgctggctgctggacgctgctGGCTGCTGCATGCTGccggctgctggacgctggctgggaccactgctggctgttggcaggaaccgctgctggccgctggctgggaccgctgctggctgggaccgctgctggctgggactgctgctggctgctggacgctgctggctgctggacactgctggctgctggacgctgccAGCTGCTGGATGCTGGCTAGAACCGCTGCTGGCTgttggcaggaaccgctgctgggcgctggctgggaccgctgctggctgggaccgctgctggctgggaccgctgctggctgggaccgctgctggctgggactgctgctggctgggactgctgctggctgggactgctgctggctgggaccgctgctggctgggaccgctgctggctgggaccgctgctggctgggacagctgctggctgggactgctgctggctgctggacgctgctggctgctggacgctggctgggaccgctgctggctgttgGCAGGAGCCGCTGCTGgccgctggctgggaccgctgctggctgggaccgctgctggctgctggctggaccgctgcagtGTGGCTGGAACCTGCAATAcacctaa